ATAGAATCGCATCGAAAGCCGTGTTTGATATATTACGAACGTATACGGATCTTGTAGAACCGGTTTCAATTGATGAGGCCTATATCGATATTACTGACATCGGTGGACTTACCGATGCCATTTCGATTACAGAAGGGATTCAACAACGAATTCTGCAGGAACTAGATTTACCTTGTTCCATTGGAATTGCACCGAATAAATTTCTTGCAAAAACAGCATCTGATATGAAAAAGCCGATGGGCATAACCATTTTACGAAAACGTGAAATCGAAAAAATCCTTTGGCCACTTCCCGTCATTGAAATGCATGGGATTGGAAAAAGTACCGAAAAGAAAATGAACGAACTTGGAATTCATACCATCGGAGATTTAGCAACGGCTGATGAAAAGGTGGTAAGATTTTCCCTTGGGAAAAACGGGGAGCGACTAAGAAAACGAGCAAACGGCATTGATTACCGACCTGTAGATCCGGAGGCGGCGGAAGAACGAAAAAGCGTCGGGAGTTCGACGACGTTACCGATTGATGAAACCGAACTGAGTGAATGCTTAAAAACCTTCAAATGGTTGGCCAATAAAGTTGCACTGCGATTGGACCGCGAACAACTTGCGGGAACTGTGATCATGATTCAAATCCGCACGGCCGACTGGAAAAATCAGACGAGAAGCAGAACTATGCTCAATCCTTTGTATAAAGAAGATGAAATCTATCATGAAGCCATCGAATTATTCAAATTGTATTGGGACGGTGAACCGATACGCCTACTAGGCATTACGGTATCTAACGTCATCCCGATGAATGAAATATATGAGCAATTATCGATTTATAATTTTGAAAAACATGCGGAGGCAGAAAAAATTGATAGCCTCGTGAAAAATATAGAACAAAAATTTGGAACGGGTTCCATTAAAAGAGGACATTCTTAACATTACGTAGAAAGGCGGTGGATTTACTATGGAATTGCAGTTTTTAGGTACAGGCGCAGGGATGCCGTCAAAAATGCGTAATACGTCTTCGGTAGTTCTGAATCTTTCTGCAGAAGGAGAAGGATTATGGTTGTTCGACTGCGGTGAAGCGACGCAACATCAAATTTTACATACTTCATTGAAGCCCGGTAAAATAGCTAAAGTTTTTATTACCCACTTGCATGGTGATCATATTTTAGGTTTACCCGGATTATTGAGCTCCAGGTCATTTCTAGGCGGTGATGACGCACTTCATATATATGGACCAGTCGGATTAGAAAAATGGCTGACAACAACTTTTCAACTGACTCAAACTCATTTAACTTATCAGCTTGTCTTTCATGAAGTGACTGATGGGGTTGTTTTTGAAAATGAAGATTTTCTTGTCACAGCGAAATCATTGCGCCATGTCATCCCGTGCTTCGGTTATCGAATTGAACAAAAACCGCTTCAAGGGAAATTGCTTATCGATGAAGCTATTAAAAAAGGCGTACCTAAAGGCCCTTTGTTGAAACAATTAAAAGACGGAGACGACGTTGAATTGCCAGACGGTCGACTCGTCTTAAGTAGTGATGTCACGGGAGAACCGCAAGAAGGATTTACGGTTACGATTCTTGGTGACACGCGTTATTGCGCGGAAGCTATTGAATTGGCGCATGAAGCAGATATTTTAGTCCATGAAGCAACGTTCGATTTAGATACGGGGGATCTTGCAAAAGACTATGGCCATTCAACAATCGGTGATGCGGCAACAACCGCGAAAATAGCTGAGGCAAAAACACTTATAGCCAACCATATCAGCGCTCGTTTTATGCCGAAAGATATTCCGGAGTTGTTGACGCAAGGAAAAGCCATATTTCCTGAACTTTATATTGCAGAAGACTTCGCGAGGTTTGAATGGAAAAATCACACGGTAATTCAGATAGAATCATAAAGCAATCACGGCTAAACCCGGTTTTTCCTACCCCAAAGGAAAAACCGGGTTTAATTATTTATAAAGCACTTTATCAACAAGGTATTCGTTTAACAGTTGCGGAATATATAAGTGTGAGAGGGGAGATATGTTGAGAAAAATCCTTTTGGTGATTTCCGTACTAGTAGTGACAGTATTACTATTTTCATATTTCTCGAAAAACAAAACGATTCACAAAGACTATATATTTAAAGGTGAAAGTTCACATTGGATTGGTGAATATGTTTTTAAGGGAACAGAGAAATGGAAAGAAAAAAACAAAAGAACTACGTTATCGAGCGAAAGTAGGTACACATTGGCTATAAAGTATAAAGGGGATTTAAGCGAATTAGCGTCGGTGAAAAATCTTAGTTATTTTTATCAAACATCTCTTGGAAGTGGGAGTGGTGAGACATTGGAATTTGATGAGTCTCCCAATCAAATACTGTTCACAATTAGTGGCGGTGGAACTACAACAATGAATAAAGATGAAGTAATTGAAGTAACTGTCAAATGGGATTCATTTGAGGAGTCATTTGAATTACGTTCTACTGGTAAATAATCGAATCGGAAATCATTTTATCACCTAAAAAAACCCACGAATGAGAAAATCATAACCGATTCAGTTCACTGGTACAAAAGTTAAAAAATCAAGCGAAATAACATCAAATTAGCGGTGCTTTTTCATTTTTAATAAGGATTTTTGTAGTAATTATTTTATGATAGCAGTAGGATAAGTATATATTCAGTATTCAACAAAGGGCCAGATTGTGTAAGAAAGGGAGTTGGGATATGGGAGATTTTGAAGTAATGTTAATCTATTTGGCAGGTGTTTTTATTGTGTTTATTATAGCTTTACTATCAATTGTCAGAATGTCGACTAACAGAACTACAGCCTCAACAGACGATTTAAAAGAAGAGATGAAAAATCTTAAACAAAGAATTAATGAACTCGAAAATGAAAAGATGTAATTTTTAAGGATTTTTTATTCCATCAAAGGGTGCGTTAATAGAATAGTAAAAGTAAAGAAGGGACCTTATTGGTCCTTTTATTTATTGGGTAGCGAAATGTATCATTGTGCTTTAACTTACAAATTAACAGCAGTATTAACACATATATTAACGGAACTACAATAGTTATTGTATGTCTATATCACATCTAAAGCAGTAGCTTTTGCAACTTAAAGGTTGTTGTTTAGGCAAATAAAGAGAGTCCAATTCGTATGCGAATTCGGACTCCTTTTGTGTGTTTAGTTTAGTTTTTGTACCACTCAACTGAATGGGTTAAATTAATTATTAAATGTCCATCCCCGCTCATATTGTTTCGGAGATTCAATTTCTACACCAAGATCTTTCGCTGCTGTGTAAGCCCAGTAAGGATCTCGCAATAGCTCTCTTGCTAACAACACTACATCGGCCCTGTTGTTTTTCAAGATTTCTTCCGCTTGAATCCCGGTAGTGATTAGTCCAACAGCGCCTGTCGCAATATCCGCGCCTTCTTTGATTGTTTCTGAAAACTTCACTTGATAACCCGGATAAGCGTCGATTCTTGCTGGAACCACAGCCCCAGAACTCACATCAATCAAATCAACACCTTGTGCTTTCATCCAATTTGCCATTTCGATATAAGTTTCCGGCGTCATGCCGCCTTCCGTGTAATCATAAGCGGAAATCCGGACGAATAAAGGCCCTTCCCAAACTGAACGTACTTCATCGATGATTTCATGTAAAATCCGGTATCGATTTTCACTAGACCCACCATACTCATCGGTCCGTTTATTCGATAAAGGAGACAAAAATTCGTTGATAAGATAGCCATGCGCGCCGTGCAGTTCGATGACATCGAATCCAGCCTTCTTCGCACGAATCGCTCCGTCTTTGAATGCTTGAATTGTTTCCCTAATATCATCTGTCGTCATTTCAACAGGTGTTTTGTAGTTCTCGTTGAATGCAATTGCAGAAGGTGCATAAATATCGCCGTCAACTGTCGCTTTCCTTCCTGCATGAGCTAGTTGAATGCCGGTTTTTGCGCCGTGTTGTTTCATCAGGCGAACTGTTTCTGAAAGACCATCGATATGATCATCGCTCCAAATGCCAAGATCCTGCGCGGATATGCGACCTTCTGGTTGAACGGCCGTCGCTTCCACAATAATAAGCCCAACTTGTCCGACAGCGCGCGATGTATAATGAGTCTTATGCCAGTCTTCAATCATCCCATCGTCGTGGTGACTCGAATACATGCACATCGGCGCCATCACAATGCGGTTTTTAAATTCAACATCCCGTATTTTAAAGGGCTCGAATAACTTTGCCAAATAAATAACCTCCCAAATTAATTCTTCTATTAGTATAGCAAATGAGAGAGGGCCTAGACTGTATAGGTGCTTAGCCAATGTCATCGGATTTGATGAAAGTAAGCAACGTTTGAGCGATAGTAGGCAACGTTATCGCCAGAAGGAAGCGCTATATCAAAACTAGTTTAATACTTTAACTTTGCGCACCCAGTTCTCGCGACCGGGCCGTCGCACTTTCAATGCACGCTGAAATCGTTTCTTTAAATAAACGATTATCCAATGCTTGCAACCCGGCTGCAGTTGTTCCACCTGGACTCGTCACATTTTCCCGCAGTTCGGCTGGTTCCGTCCCAGTTTCTTTCATCATCGCCGCGGCACCTTCCAGCGTTTGAATAATGAGTGAACGTGCCACATCTTTTGTCAGACCTTTACTCATTGCGGCTTCTTCAAGCGCCTCCGCCAAGTAATAGACGTAAGCCGGACCGCTGCCGGAAAGGGCAGTCACTGCATGCAAATCATCCTCTTCCACTTCTTTCACTAGTCCAATTGCTTCCAACAGACCTAGAAGCTGTTTTCTCATTTTGTCATCCACTGCGGCGTTCATCGCTATGCCTGTTGCTGATTTTCCAATTGTAGCGGATGTATTCGGCATCGATCTTGCAATAGGTCTATTTCCAAGACCGTTTTTAATCGTGTTAATCGAAATTCCGGCGATTACAGATAAAACTGCAGTGTTTTTATTCATGTATAGGCTGATGTCTGACATTGCTTGCTGAATATCTTTCGGTTTCGTCGCAAGTACAACAAGGTCTGCGTTTTCGAATGCTTTTTTCTCCTTGCATACAATCGATATGCCGTACTTCTTTTGCAATGAAACTAATCTTTCATTATCGGATTTATTCATCACAAACACATCTTGTGGTTGTACCGCGCCTTGCTCTACTATTCCGCCAATAATTGCTTCCGCCATCGACCCCGCACCTACAAATATGATCTTTTCCAAAAAAATCGCCTCTTTCATTTCAATAAAATCAAAAAAATGCGTTCTCATCCTACTGAAAGGACGAAAACGCATGTTTCCGCGGTACCACCTAGATTTGCCGAATTTACGACACAACTTGTTTCCATCTTAACGCGAAGGCTACGGTCGTGTTTCCACGACAGCTCGGAAGCAGGTTCGAAATGGGAGAGGGATACGTGGCTCTCAGCCGGTGACCACATTTTCTTATCTCCATCACCATAACTACTCGTCTTCGTCAAAGCTTACATGTTCCTGAATTAGTCTGATTATTGCATGCCGTCTTATGAAAGTCAACTCCGGGGAAAAATTAATAATTCAACTAAAAGAAAGGATGACCGCGTCTTCCAAAAGATGTACAATGAACTGAATACCGATTCATTACATGAAGGAGATTTTCATATGATACATAAAATTAGTATCCCAACACCATTTGCTGTCGGGGATGTAAACGCGTTTCTCGTGAAAGGTGATGCGTTATCACTCATTGATGCGGGACCAAAAACACCGGAAGCATATGAAGCGCTCAAGCATGGATTGAAAGAGGCGGGTTATGCATTTTCCGATATTGAGCAAGTCTTCTTAACCCATCATCATCCTGA
This genomic window from Sporosarcina sp. Marseille-Q4063 contains:
- the namA gene encoding NADPH dehydrogenase NamA; translation: MAKLFEPFKIRDVEFKNRIVMAPMCMYSSHHDDGMIEDWHKTHYTSRAVGQVGLIIVEATAVQPEGRISAQDLGIWSDDHIDGLSETVRLMKQHGAKTGIQLAHAGRKATVDGDIYAPSAIAFNENYKTPVEMTTDDIRETIQAFKDGAIRAKKAGFDVIELHGAHGYLINEFLSPLSNKRTDEYGGSSENRYRILHEIIDEVRSVWEGPLFVRISAYDYTEGGMTPETYIEMANWMKAQGVDLIDVSSGAVVPARIDAYPGYQVKFSETIKEGADIATGAVGLITTGIQAEEILKNNRADVVLLARELLRDPYWAYTAAKDLGVEIESPKQYERGWTFNN
- a CDS encoding DNA polymerase IV — translated: MTTVGETRARVILHLDMNSFFASVEQAHDPSLKGIPMAVAGNPKQRRGILVTCSYEARALGIYTTMTVGEARRLCPDLVIVPPDFEKYRIASKAVFDILRTYTDLVEPVSIDEAYIDITDIGGLTDAISITEGIQQRILQELDLPCSIGIAPNKFLAKTASDMKKPMGITILRKREIEKILWPLPVIEMHGIGKSTEKKMNELGIHTIGDLATADEKVVRFSLGKNGERLRKRANGIDYRPVDPEAAEERKSVGSSTTLPIDETELSECLKTFKWLANKVALRLDREQLAGTVIMIQIRTADWKNQTRSRTMLNPLYKEDEIYHEAIELFKLYWDGEPIRLLGITVSNVIPMNEIYEQLSIYNFEKHAEAEKIDSLVKNIEQKFGTGSIKRGHS
- the rnz gene encoding ribonuclease Z, with protein sequence MELQFLGTGAGMPSKMRNTSSVVLNLSAEGEGLWLFDCGEATQHQILHTSLKPGKIAKVFITHLHGDHILGLPGLLSSRSFLGGDDALHIYGPVGLEKWLTTTFQLTQTHLTYQLVFHEVTDGVVFENEDFLVTAKSLRHVIPCFGYRIEQKPLQGKLLIDEAIKKGVPKGPLLKQLKDGDDVELPDGRLVLSSDVTGEPQEGFTVTILGDTRYCAEAIELAHEADILVHEATFDLDTGDLAKDYGHSTIGDAATTAKIAEAKTLIANHISARFMPKDIPELLTQGKAIFPELYIAEDFARFEWKNHTVIQIES
- the proC gene encoding pyrroline-5-carboxylate reductase, yielding MEKIIFVGAGSMAEAIIGGIVEQGAVQPQDVFVMNKSDNERLVSLQKKYGISIVCKEKKAFENADLVVLATKPKDIQQAMSDISLYMNKNTAVLSVIAGISINTIKNGLGNRPIARSMPNTSATIGKSATGIAMNAAVDDKMRKQLLGLLEAIGLVKEVEEDDLHAVTALSGSGPAYVYYLAEALEEAAMSKGLTKDVARSLIIQTLEGAAAMMKETGTEPAELRENVTSPGGTTAAGLQALDNRLFKETISACIESATARSRELGAQS